One Nicotiana tomentosiformis chromosome 1, ASM39032v3, whole genome shotgun sequence genomic window, TTTTGTATAGTTAGAAAGCTGGTAACAGATTTTGAAAtcatttctcttttgtttttataaaaactgaCTCAAAATAATAATGCAAATGAATAAAATGACGTGATGTGAAAATGAGAAAGAATAGTATTTAACTGAAAAATGACACTTTATGAGGAGAGAAACATAGAATGGGCTCTTTTGAATATGGTAGTCAAgctttaatgatcatgacatgcattttggattgaGCGGCCAAATCTATCCAGCCAATCTACCCTTTCTTCTTGTTGTTCCCTTTCGTCTTTGAAGTTGGCCTCTTTGTGCCAATCATATGCATAAAATCATAGCTCACCTTCGACTTGTAGTGTCCCGGAAGGTTTTCACCAACCGATctttcatttatttatctctacttaccatcaccttacagtgcccatgagggttttcactagtaagactctctcatttttttatttatttttctttattttattttatttgtcttGTGTGAGCAACTTGACATTGTTCTATGTCGTGTGACAACTGTTGCTTATTACGTGCTTCGCTTGGCATTCTTAGAGATTAATTGGGAGGTCTTTATTTGTATGAATTTTGGATAGGATTAAAAAGAAAGGGTTGTATGAAGGCTCAAAATAGACTCAAGATGATGGGGTTGTatacttacaactcttggaatcgactcttcataaaaacataaataaaaaataaaaataaaataaaaataaaaataaaaaactctcgccccagtttcagatactggggaatttttatttttgatttggttGGACTGAACCCTAGAATagagctgcctacgtatcctttaaaggaatcaagtcaaacgtagttcaaactaACACGAAAGATTTCTTTGTtgtccttttttttatttttttttttcatttctcctttccttttcttctcttctattttttttaaacaacAAATTGACCTAGCTCCTATTTTCTGGtggcatttttttttttttttttttgaactttGACTCTAtagttgattccaaaagaggggggtcaaagaaaaataaaacaggcTTAAAAGGGGTGACGAAGGGTATAAGTATTTAGGTAGCAGAAAAATAGCCTCCCGCCTCAAGAATGCCAAACATACTATCTCTTCTCAGGTTCGGCATTAATAGACATGAATGTCTTCTTGGTTTTGTCAGTTGTACAGCTCCGTAGTCAATATCTTGTTCGAAACAAATGATCTTTCACAAATTGGAGCCACATTTTATTGGTCTTTGCCTTGATGTGAAATGATACATTTCAGTACCAACAAATCTATTTTAAATTCCCTGGAATGCACCTTCTTTGGAGATTTGGGTCATCTTCCCTGATATAATTAGATTATGGCAGGTCGTGGCCAAAGAGCCTTTCATCGATTACTCCGACTAGGCTTCAAAACTTTCAATTATCCTTAAGCCGGTATTCATGATAGGTTTGAGATAAACATCTTTAATCTCTACGGATATGACTATATTGGTTCCATGTGACACAAGCTTATCATCAAAGTTCTTCAACTTTTTATTTATCCTTCGAGTATTTTTTCTCGATTCAATTCAAGATTAGACAGGCTTTCTAAAATCTAGCCGAAAACTCCGCATGCGTGTCATGTTACTAAAATTGGCGTGAAAAGAACTATATATGCAAAAGAACCATACATAGTGGATTAAAATGAGACAAAGCGAAAAGTTATATTTTATTGATTAAAGGATAGAGAGGTTTGATGATAGGACAATCAAACAACATCTGGATCACAACCTCGAAATAATACGGATGATAGAAATTATGACAAAATAagttaccaagactccttcccgGCAAGGTGGGGAGTGTCTTTCCAATTATTAAGCTCAAACATCTTAGCTACGAATTTGCGCATCAGCATCAAACATGACCTTCAACAATTTTGATTGCCTTGCATTCAGCGGACAGGTTCTTGACATTTTTTACCACACCGTACCCATGTTCTTTATCATTGTAAATCATACGAACAGTGCGTGCTTGGTCATGACGTTTAGGATGCCATTATCTTGAACTACGATCATTCCTTCTTGAATCAtcatttctatttcctttttcaAAGCCCGACAATCCTCAATGCTATGCCCCTGGACATTAGAATGGTACATGCACCGTACATCAGGGTCAAATCCTTTTGCATATGGATCAGGAACATACCCTTGAAGTGGCTCAATCATGCCACAACGTTTTAGCCTTTCAAACAAACTTATGTAGGATTCTACGATTGGCGTGAAATTGTCCCTCTACTTATGTTCCCTTTCACACTCTTGTTTTGGACGAGGATGAAAGTATGTTAAAGTCGGGGCTCGCATATGTTGGAGATTGGATGGCTTGGCATAAAACTGAGCATTGAATGTTGCATACTGTGGAGCAACTGAGTATCGTGGATCCGGGGGTTGAGATGTTCCCCTTTGGCCTCTTTTTGCCCGTGATGCCATCATGGTCTCCTCATCTTTCTTATTTTGATTAACAAGGTTGTCCGGCCTATTCTGGATTTCTTGGGTGGCTGCTTTGAGAGCTACTTGACTTATAATTCAGCCAGTATTGAGGCCATTCTCGATCATTTCTCCTATCTTGATTGCGTCAGCAAAAGGTCtgcccattgcggacatcatattttgaaaataatcaaGATCCTGAGCCTGAAGGAAGACAGTGATTAACTCATTGTCAtacatgggtggcttaactctagatgCTTGCTCTCTCTCCACGTAACGGCATACTCCCTGAAGCTTTCAGTCGgcattttcttcatattggacagggaattgcgatctGACGCAATGTCAATGTTGTACTGAAATTGTTTGatgaaggcttgggccatgtcatcccaaaTGTGACAGTGAGAgacatcttggtcaatgaaccattcagaggctacccccaTAAGGCtctccccaaaataagccatcaacaaCTCTTCTTTTCCTCTCGCGCCCCTCAGCTGGTTACAGTACTttttcaagtgggcgatagggtcaccgtgtccatcatatttctcaaattttggggtcttgaaccctggtggaaaATGGATGTGAGGAAACAAGCATAAATTACTGAATGAgacacttttgtgaccacctagtccttgtatgttctttatgttctgctcaagacttttcattttcctgacCATCTTATCTGGCTCTCCTGTCTTGAGAGCCTTTTCATTTTCTGTAGGTGACTCATACTGTAGGGTCTGATTGTGTGGAGTTGAAACCTTAAAAGCCATATCTGGAGAGTAGCactggccatcataagcatgatataATGGCTCGATGTTTGGTCTCGTCATAGGATTTGGTGGCGGGATTGTATACACTGGCGCGCCAGACATAACGAGAGGGGTGTTCCTAACCGGTGCGGCAGGAGGTCGTACATTGGAAGTACCAGGGGCGGCAGGGAAATTGTAATTTGGCACATACCCCGGAGGCAGAATGTGATCACTCGTTGTggggagcggtggttgagtatcCTGGGGTACGGTgtaagttccctctgagggaccctgAGGCAGAGGCTGACCGGAGACCCAAGCCTGATACACGTCAGACAGTTGTTGTTTCAATCTTCTTACTTCCTCCGACTCTTTCTCAACTGATTGACCCTGAGGGTCATCACTAACCACCTCGATTTCATCATTGTTAGCCATTGCGACCTTCTTCTTAGATTAGGTAAAGTAatgatgtgttgccagtttcaccacaaaccaactaCCTTAAACTTACTAGataagagacaacaaacgtgttagggttaagcattttacagTTATGAATCAGACATAATATGCCATGATCCTAACAATATCACCacttctaacatgcttttggaaggcttcatgtttcattccg contains:
- the LOC138905198 gene encoding uncharacterized protein, whose protein sequence is MANNDEIEVVSDDPQGQSVEKESEEVRRLKQQLSDVYQAWVSGQPLPQGPSEGTYTVPQDTQPPLPTTSDHILPPGYVPNYNFPAAPGTSNVRPPAAPVRNTPLVMSGAPVYTIPPPNPMTRPNIEPLYHAYDGQCYSPDMAFKVSTPHNQTLQYESPTENEKALKTGEPDKMVRKMKSLEQNIKNIQGLGGHKSVSFSNLCLFPHIHFPPGFKTPKFEKYDGHGDPIAHLKKYCNQLRGARGKEELLMAYFGESLMGVASEWFIDQDVSHCHIWDDMAQAFIKQFQYNIDIASDRNSLSNMKKMPTESFREYAVTWRESKHLELSHPCMTMS